A region of Macrobrachium nipponense isolate FS-2020 chromosome 7, ASM1510439v2, whole genome shotgun sequence DNA encodes the following proteins:
- the LOC135217754 gene encoding allantoinase-like: protein MPGIVDSHVHVNEPGRTAWEGYDSATKAAAAGGITTIVDMPLNSIPPTTTMKAWEEKMNAAKDQCWIDVGFWGGVIPGNADDLKEMVSGGICGFKCFLIHSGVDEFPCVNRQQVEEALNQLAGTQSVLLFHAECDIGDTITEEDPNEKYSTFLKSRPQQMEQVAIEQVIELCEKTKVRCHIVHLSASKALPMIRAAQARGVKLSVETCHHYLALKAEDIPDRATQYKCCPPIRESENQEKLWEAVRDGTIQQVVSDHSPCTPDLKLPGKMDFMAAWGGIASVQFGLSLFWSEGSKRGFSLQDVVKLMCVGPATEASLQRKAALEVGHDADFVVWNPDESFTIDESMIYHKNKVTPYLGKTLKGRVHKTILGGKVIFDEGKFTSSRPQGKFVFASTPDSAVSARL from the exons ATGCCCGGAATCGTTGATTCCCACGTCCACGTCAACGAGCCAGGTCGCACGGCCTGGGAAGGGTACGATTCGGCCACGAAAGCGGCCGCAGCTGGTGGCATCACTACCATTGTCGACATGCCTTT GAACTCCATTCCTCCCACAACGACCATGAAGGCCTGGGAAGAGAAGATGAACGCAGCCAAGGACCAGTGCTGGATCGACGTTGGATTCTGGGGCGGAGTCATTCCAG GAAACGCTGACGACCTGAAGGAGATGGTTTCCGGGGGCATCTGCGGCTTCAAGTGCTTCCTCATCCACAGTGGAGTGGATGAGTTTCCGTGCGTCAACCGCCAGCAAGTGGAGGAGGCTCTCAACCAGCTTGCAGGGACGCAGTCTGTGCTTCTG TTCCACGCCGAGTGTGACATTGGCGACACCATCACTGAAGAAG ACCCAAATGAGAAATATAGCACCTTCCTCAAAAGCCGTCCGCAACAGATGGAGCAAGTTGCGATTGAGCAAGTTATCGAGCTTTGTGAGAAGACGAAA GTAAGATGCCACATCGTCCACTTGTCTGCGAGCAAAGCCCTGCCCATGATAAGAGCGGCCCAAGCAAGAGGAGTGAAACTCAGCGTGGAAACGTGCCATCATTACTTGGCCCTCAAGGCTGAGGACATACCAGACAGAGCTACCCAGTACAAGTGCTGTCCGCCCATTCGGGAGTCAGAGAACCAG GAGAAGCTGTGGGAAGCTGTGAGGGACGGCACCATCCAGCAGGTGGTGAGTGACCATTCGCCCTGCACTCCAGACCTCAAGTTGCCTGGAAAGATGGACTTCATGGCTGCCTGGGGCGGGATCGCTTCTGTCCAGTTTG GACTCTCCTTATTCTGGAGCGAGGGCAGCAAAAGAGGCTTCAGCCTGCAGGACGTGGTGAAACTCATGTGTGTTGGTCCGGCCACCGAGGCGTCGCTCCAGAGGAAGGCCGCCCTGGAAGTTGGACACGACGCCGACTTCGTCGTCTGGAATCCTGACGAGTCCTTCACG ATTGACGAGTCGatgatttatcacaaaaataag GTGACGCCATACTTAGGCAAGACACTGAAAGGCAGAGTCCACAAGACCATTCTCGGAGGCAAAGTGatatttgacgaaggaaaattcACTTCCTCCAGACCTCAGGGCAAGTTTGTCTTTGCGTCCACTCCAGACTCTGCTGTATCGGCCAGGCTTTAG